A window from Bordetella petrii encodes these proteins:
- a CDS encoding enoyl-CoA hydratase/isomerase family protein, with translation MSDDVLAIDRQAQAWTFTLNRPDKRNALSADLVEALIEAVDQAHARQIPLLVFQGMGKNFSAGFDFTGYEDQSDGDLLLRMVRIETLLQQVAGSPSLTVALAQGRNFGAGVDLFAACKLRYCSPAASFRMPGLKFGLVLGTRRFRNIVGAARALSVLGSARAFDAAEAVRMGFVAQAAEETEWPGLLQQAANAAATLDAATRAALYGALDTHAADADMAALACSASRPGLKARIRQYLQD, from the coding sequence ATGTCCGACGACGTGCTGGCAATCGACAGGCAGGCGCAGGCCTGGACCTTCACCCTGAACCGGCCCGACAAGCGCAACGCGCTGTCCGCCGACCTGGTCGAGGCGCTGATCGAGGCGGTCGACCAGGCTCATGCCCGGCAGATTCCCCTGCTGGTGTTCCAGGGCATGGGCAAGAACTTCAGCGCCGGCTTCGATTTCACCGGCTATGAAGACCAGAGCGACGGCGACCTGCTGCTGCGCATGGTGCGCATCGAGACCCTGCTGCAGCAGGTGGCGGGCTCGCCCAGCCTGACCGTCGCGCTGGCGCAGGGCCGCAATTTCGGCGCGGGGGTCGACCTGTTCGCGGCCTGCAAGCTGCGCTATTGCAGCCCCGCCGCCAGCTTCCGCATGCCGGGCCTGAAGTTCGGCCTGGTGCTGGGCACCCGCCGCTTCCGCAACATCGTGGGCGCGGCGCGCGCGCTGTCCGTGCTGGGCAGCGCGCGCGCGTTCGACGCCGCCGAAGCCGTACGCATGGGTTTCGTGGCGCAGGCCGCCGAAGAAACCGAATGGCCGGGCCTGCTTCAGCAGGCTGCCAACGCCGCCGCGACGCTGGACGCGGCCACGCGCGCCGCCCTGTACGGCGCGCTGGACACCCATGCGGCCGATGCCGACATGGCCGCGCTGGCCTGCTCGGCATCGCGGCCGGGCCTGAAGGCGCGCATCCGCCAATACCTGCAAGACTAG
- a CDS encoding CaiB/BaiF CoA transferase family protein, whose protein sequence is MKQQSTLEGVRVIEICNVAAGPFCGMLLADMGADVVKIEPPGTGDTLRSWAPITDGYSENFASLNRNKRSVALNLKDPADQRLAAQLIAQADVLIENNRPGVMDRLGLGYAAMSRANPKLVYCSISAYGQSGPRSQEGGFDLTLQAMSGLMSVTGEAGGAPVKCGVPVCDFAAGLYGAFSVVAALRTAQATRQGTHVDISMLGATLGIAALQTSQFFGTGADPVKLGSAHPRNAPYQVFRCQGGYFGMAAGNDALWKSVCDVVGRPDLHADARFANTGLRAANQEALRDLLEDIFAGADAATWLHKFRQAGVPCAPINNYSDVLADPQVDHMQWVQGLTLPNGAQTRTFASPIRFDGHTAQVARRPPALGEHNAEVLAELAACAPE, encoded by the coding sequence ATGAAGCAGCAATCCACCCTCGAGGGCGTGCGGGTCATCGAAATCTGCAATGTCGCCGCCGGCCCGTTCTGCGGCATGCTACTGGCGGACATGGGCGCGGATGTCGTCAAAATCGAGCCTCCGGGCACCGGCGACACCCTGCGCAGCTGGGCCCCCATTACCGACGGCTACAGCGAGAACTTCGCCTCGCTCAACCGCAACAAGCGCTCGGTGGCGCTGAACCTGAAAGACCCGGCCGACCAGCGCCTGGCCGCGCAACTGATCGCCCAGGCCGACGTGCTGATCGAAAACAACCGCCCCGGCGTCATGGACCGCCTGGGCCTGGGCTACGCGGCCATGTCCCGGGCCAACCCGAAACTGGTGTATTGCTCGATCTCGGCCTACGGCCAAAGCGGGCCGCGCAGCCAGGAAGGCGGCTTCGACCTCACCCTGCAGGCCATGAGCGGCCTGATGAGCGTCACGGGCGAAGCCGGCGGCGCGCCGGTCAAGTGCGGCGTGCCGGTCTGCGACTTCGCGGCCGGGCTGTACGGCGCCTTCTCGGTGGTTGCCGCGCTGCGCACCGCGCAGGCCACCCGGCAGGGCACCCATGTCGACATCTCGATGCTGGGCGCCACGCTGGGCATTGCCGCGCTGCAGACCTCGCAGTTCTTCGGCACCGGCGCCGATCCCGTCAAGCTGGGCTCGGCCCATCCGCGCAACGCGCCGTACCAGGTGTTCCGCTGCCAGGGCGGCTATTTCGGCATGGCCGCCGGCAACGACGCGCTATGGAAATCCGTGTGCGACGTAGTCGGCCGCCCCGACCTGCACGCCGACGCGCGCTTTGCCAACACCGGCCTGCGCGCCGCCAACCAGGAAGCCCTGCGCGACCTGCTGGAAGACATCTTCGCCGGCGCCGACGCCGCCACCTGGCTGCATAAGTTCAGGCAGGCCGGCGTGCCCTGCGCGCCGATCAACAACTATTCCGACGTGCTGGCCGACCCGCAGGTCGACCACATGCAATGGGTGCAGGGGCTGACGCTGCCCAACGGCGCGCAGACCCGCACGTTTGCCTCGCCCATCCGCTTCGACGGGCACACGGCGCAGGTGGCCCGCCGCCCGCCCGCGCTGGGCGAGCACAATGCCGAAGTCCTGGCCGAACTCGCCGCCTGCGCCCCGGAGTAA
- a CDS encoding Bug family tripartite tricarboxylate transporter substrate binding protein, with protein MASLFSRILGALLVVGCATASAATWPAAPINMIVPYPPGGATDFSARVYAEQLSKILGQPVVVENKAGAAGEIGAQFVVNAKPDGYTVLLGAVGSLAINSLLPSKKQQYEFPQAFRGVSMATATPLAVVVRADLPVHNIQELIALAKSKPGKLSYGSAGYGSSQHMTAEKFQIATGTRLLHVPYKGSGPALADLMGGQVDMVFDTMPTLMAQVGNKKLRFIGVTTQARTPSLPDVPTLQEQGIAGYDVSTRYAMLVPKGTPDDIVQRLSAAMKQAAAVPSVQKAMAGQGATATPTTPPQTDKALADEIAIWADVVKNANLK; from the coding sequence ATGGCATCACTCTTTTCCCGCATCCTGGGCGCCCTGCTGGTCGTGGGTTGCGCAACGGCATCGGCGGCCACCTGGCCCGCCGCGCCCATCAACATGATCGTTCCGTACCCGCCCGGCGGCGCCACCGATTTCTCGGCGCGCGTATATGCCGAACAGTTGTCCAAAATCCTGGGGCAGCCGGTGGTGGTGGAAAACAAGGCGGGCGCGGCCGGCGAGATCGGCGCGCAGTTCGTCGTCAACGCCAAGCCCGACGGCTACACGGTGCTGCTGGGGGCCGTGGGCAGCCTGGCCATCAATTCGCTGCTGCCCTCGAAAAAGCAGCAGTACGAGTTTCCGCAGGCGTTCCGCGGCGTGTCGATGGCAACCGCCACGCCGCTGGCGGTGGTGGTGCGGGCGGACCTGCCCGTGCACAACATCCAGGAACTCATCGCGCTGGCCAAGAGCAAACCCGGCAAGCTGTCGTACGGCTCGGCCGGCTACGGATCGTCGCAGCACATGACGGCCGAGAAATTCCAGATCGCCACCGGCACGCGCCTGCTGCATGTGCCGTACAAGGGCAGCGGTCCGGCGCTGGCCGACCTGATGGGCGGGCAGGTGGACATGGTGTTCGACACCATGCCCACGCTGATGGCCCAGGTGGGCAACAAGAAGCTGCGCTTCATCGGTGTCACCACGCAGGCGCGCACGCCTTCGCTGCCCGATGTGCCGACCCTGCAGGAACAGGGCATCGCCGGCTATGACGTCAGCACGCGCTATGCGATGCTGGTGCCCAAGGGCACGCCCGACGATATCGTGCAGCGCCTGTCGGCGGCCATGAAGCAGGCCGCGGCGGTGCCGTCGGTGCAGAAGGCCATGGCCGGGCAGGGCGCCACCGCCACGCCCACCACGCCGCCGCAGACCGACAAGGCGCTGGCCGACGAGATCGCGATCTGGGCCGATGTGGTCAAGAACGCCAACCTGAAGTGA
- a CDS encoding IclR family transcriptional regulator: MDKTLLKGLMVLETVSKLDGRAHTLDEIAKVCGLSRSNTHRTLQTLAHAGYVVRDQDTGSYRSTLKMFELGARQLSNMDVRAYAPSFMRALAIQTGETVHLSVLDGLDVVYIDKIDSPQPIRAYSVIGGRAPAYAVATGKALLAFQQLDYISHYKSQLHSHTQTTRATEEVLKQELAEVARAGYAINRGEWRDGIGGVAAPIFSGLERPVAALGLSGPLDRLTSVKMAQYVPLILDAAEAISRQLGYSGPYARKAG, encoded by the coding sequence ATGGACAAGACTCTACTGAAGGGATTGATGGTGCTCGAGACCGTCAGCAAGCTCGATGGCCGGGCGCATACGCTGGACGAGATCGCCAAAGTGTGCGGGCTGTCGCGCAGCAACACCCATCGAACCCTCCAGACCCTGGCCCATGCCGGGTATGTCGTGCGCGACCAGGATACGGGAAGCTACCGCAGCACGCTGAAGATGTTCGAACTGGGTGCGCGGCAACTGTCGAACATGGATGTCCGCGCCTATGCGCCGTCCTTCATGCGAGCCCTGGCGATACAGACCGGCGAGACCGTGCATCTTTCCGTGCTTGACGGCCTGGATGTCGTCTACATCGACAAGATCGACAGCCCCCAGCCCATCCGCGCCTATTCGGTCATCGGCGGGCGCGCGCCCGCCTATGCGGTTGCCACGGGCAAGGCCCTGTTGGCGTTCCAGCAGCTCGACTACATCTCGCACTACAAGAGCCAGCTGCATTCGCATACCCAGACCACGCGCGCCACCGAAGAAGTGCTCAAGCAAGAACTGGCCGAAGTCGCGCGCGCCGGCTATGCCATCAACCGCGGTGAATGGCGCGACGGCATCGGCGGCGTGGCCGCGCCCATCTTCAGCGGCCTCGAGCGGCCGGTGGCCGCACTGGGCCTGTCCGGCCCGCTGGACCGGCTGACCTCGGTGAAGATGGCCCAATATGTGCCCCTGATCCTCGACGCCGCCGAGGCCATCTCGCGTCAATTGGGATATTCCGGCCCCTACGCCCGGAAAGCCGGGTAG
- a CDS encoding enolase C-terminal domain-like protein has translation MKIVNIETLACDAGWRNYHFLKIQTDEGIVGWSEYDEGFGSPGVSAVIAQLAQGLVGQPVPGPQRFYAEAYCRTRPAAGGVVGEGIGALENALLDVRAKALGVPCHELLGGKVRDKLRVYWSHCPAWRINHPKYFGPAVTGLDGVKAMGAEARERGFTALKTNLFLFDDGPAHAWRPGFAAPFYPELNVERRLIRNLRDNLEALRDGAGPDMDILLDLNFNARTEGYLKLLRSISDLDLFWVEIDSYSPDALAYIRQHSPHPVSSCETLFGTREFLPFLRANAVDVAIVDAVWNGVWQSMKIADLAETHEVNVAPHNFYGHLCTFMNAHFACAVPNFRIMETDVDRLAWDDELFTHAPEYRDGHLIVPDRPGWGTDPIEEALRAHPPKAGGGLIQPRPRH, from the coding sequence GTGAAGATCGTGAATATCGAGACCCTGGCGTGCGATGCGGGGTGGCGCAATTACCACTTCCTCAAGATCCAGACCGACGAAGGTATCGTGGGCTGGAGCGAGTACGACGAAGGGTTCGGCTCGCCCGGGGTAAGCGCGGTCATCGCGCAATTGGCGCAAGGCCTGGTCGGGCAGCCCGTGCCTGGCCCGCAGCGCTTCTATGCCGAGGCCTACTGCCGCACCCGGCCCGCCGCCGGCGGGGTGGTGGGCGAGGGCATCGGCGCACTCGAAAATGCCCTGCTCGATGTCCGCGCGAAAGCGCTGGGCGTGCCATGCCACGAATTGCTGGGCGGCAAGGTGCGCGACAAGCTGCGCGTCTACTGGTCGCACTGCCCGGCGTGGCGCATCAACCATCCCAAGTACTTCGGCCCCGCCGTCACCGGGCTGGACGGGGTCAAGGCCATGGGCGCCGAGGCGCGCGAGCGCGGGTTCACCGCGCTGAAGACCAACCTGTTCCTGTTCGACGACGGGCCCGCGCACGCGTGGCGGCCCGGCTTCGCCGCGCCGTTCTACCCCGAACTGAACGTCGAGCGGCGCCTGATACGCAACTTGCGCGACAACCTCGAGGCGCTGCGTGACGGCGCGGGCCCCGACATGGATATCCTGCTGGATCTCAATTTCAATGCCAGGACCGAGGGCTATCTCAAGTTGCTGCGCTCCATTTCCGACCTGGACCTGTTCTGGGTGGAGATCGACAGCTACAGCCCGGATGCGCTGGCCTACATCCGCCAGCACAGTCCGCATCCCGTCAGTTCCTGCGAGACGCTGTTCGGCACCCGCGAGTTTCTGCCTTTCCTGCGCGCCAACGCGGTGGATGTGGCCATCGTGGACGCGGTATGGAACGGCGTATGGCAATCGATGAAGATCGCCGACCTGGCCGAGACCCACGAAGTGAACGTGGCGCCGCACAACTTCTACGGCCACCTGTGCACGTTCATGAACGCGCATTTCGCCTGCGCGGTGCCCAACTTCCGCATCATGGAAACCGACGTCGACCGGCTGGCCTGGGACGACGAGCTGTTCACCCATGCGCCCGAATACCGAGACGGGCACCTGATTGTGCCGGATCGGCCAGGGTGGGGCACCGACCCCATCGAAGAGGCGCTGCGCGCGCATCCGCCCAAGGCCGGCGGCGGATTGATACAGCCGCGCCCGCGGCACTGA
- a CDS encoding carboxymuconolactone decarboxylase family protein — protein sequence MMNNWSDTLTNLRKAAGAFADANPPVVGAYRGLNEALGKGQALDAKTRELIALAVAVTTRCDGCISSHASAAQQAGATAEEVAEALGTAVALNAGAAYVYSVRALEAFGQFQR from the coding sequence ATGATGAACAACTGGAGCGACACGCTGACCAATCTGCGCAAGGCGGCTGGCGCCTTTGCCGACGCCAACCCGCCCGTGGTGGGCGCTTACCGCGGCTTGAACGAAGCCCTGGGCAAGGGCCAGGCGCTGGACGCCAAGACGCGCGAGCTGATCGCGCTGGCGGTGGCGGTGACCACCCGCTGCGACGGCTGCATCTCGTCGCACGCGTCCGCGGCGCAGCAAGCCGGCGCCACGGCCGAAGAAGTGGCCGAGGCGCTGGGCACCGCGGTCGCCCTCAACGCCGGCGCCGCCTATGTGTACTCGGTGCGCGCGCTCGAGGCCTTCGGCCAGTTCCAGCGCTGA
- a CDS encoding tripartite tricarboxylate transporter substrate binding protein: MNTVVRRRGGLLLSLLMMGLAPLGAHAAWPEDKPIRMIVPYTAGGASDTLGRMIAARLTESLKQTVVVENKPGAGSMLGSQYVARAEPDGYTFLLGSISNVLNNFFYKEPLYDLRKDLAPVAQVTSVPNYLAVGNKVPAHTLAELIELARRKPESLSCSTSGVGSSPYLSCELFKVLSGAQIINVPFKGGTQAIQSVIGGQSTMFFANEALPYISAGQVRVLGVTTPKRSSYLPDVPAIGEALPGYDVTAWYGVWAPAGTPKPVLERVSADINAMLQTDGVRKTLTALGAEAAGSTPEAFGKYVEAEMQRWQSLTRKMKVVPQ; encoded by the coding sequence ATGAATACTGTTGTGCGCCGCCGCGGCGGCCTGCTGTTATCGCTGTTGATGATGGGACTGGCGCCGCTCGGCGCACACGCCGCCTGGCCCGAGGACAAGCCGATCCGCATGATCGTGCCGTACACCGCCGGCGGCGCGTCCGATACGCTGGGCCGCATGATCGCCGCGCGCCTGACCGAAAGCCTGAAGCAGACAGTCGTGGTTGAAAACAAGCCCGGCGCCGGCAGCATGCTGGGTTCGCAGTACGTGGCCCGCGCCGAGCCGGACGGCTACACCTTCCTGCTGGGCAGCATCTCCAACGTGCTCAACAATTTCTTTTATAAAGAACCGCTGTACGACCTGCGCAAAGACCTGGCGCCCGTGGCGCAGGTGACCTCGGTGCCGAATTACCTGGCGGTGGGCAACAAGGTGCCGGCGCACACGCTCGCCGAACTGATCGAACTGGCCAGGCGCAAGCCTGAATCGCTGAGCTGCTCGACCTCGGGCGTGGGCTCGTCGCCCTATCTGTCGTGCGAACTGTTCAAGGTCCTGTCGGGCGCGCAGATCATCAATGTGCCGTTCAAGGGCGGCACCCAGGCGATCCAGTCGGTGATCGGCGGACAATCCACGATGTTCTTCGCCAACGAGGCGCTGCCTTACATCTCGGCGGGGCAGGTGCGCGTGCTGGGCGTCACCACGCCGAAGCGGTCCAGCTATCTGCCCGACGTGCCGGCCATCGGCGAAGCCCTGCCCGGCTATGACGTGACGGCCTGGTACGGCGTGTGGGCGCCGGCTGGCACGCCCAAGCCCGTGCTGGAACGGGTCAGCGCCGACATCAACGCCATGCTGCAGACCGACGGGGTGCGCAAGACGCTGACTGCCCTGGGCGCCGAAGCCGCCGGCTCCACGCCCGAAGCCTTCGGCAAGTATGTCGAGGCGGAAATGCAGCGCTGGCAGAGCCTGACCCGGAAAATGAAGGTCGTGCCGCAATGA
- a CDS encoding class I adenylate-forming enzyme family protein has translation MTAPAPSRLADCLAHWARATPARPALSDANVAWTYAELAQRVRDAETFLRDLGLRAGERVMLVGENGAALAALILAAGRLDLWAVLENARRAPLEVDAVAGLAQPRRVLYALDTSPDAGAHARRRGAQQHATPFGAVAAGPADAASTAEPVHADPGRQVATLIYTTGSTGTPKGVMLTHANLLHIGNLMRTLRSVTPDDRVYGVLPITHVMGLSSGLVGTLRSGAHIRLVARFDPQACLRALREEGITILQGAPAMFARLVQAAGPDGLPGPALRFIAAGGAPLDPTLRAQAQALFRLPLHNGYGLTEASGTCWTRLEDADPGTSVGPPTPGMSVRICDRDGRELPDGAEGELWLRGPNVMQGYFRAPEQTAAVMRPDGWFNSQDLARRLPDGRIEIVGRTKDLIIRSGFNVSPLEVEQALNSHADVQLSAVFGHAIAGNEEIVAVVEPAPGAQPREAALRAHLAERLSPYKRPGRILFVAALPVAPNGKVLKPQLLQQIGDML, from the coding sequence ATGACGGCGCCCGCGCCGAGCAGGCTGGCCGACTGCCTGGCCCATTGGGCACGCGCAACCCCCGCGCGGCCGGCGCTGTCCGATGCGAATGTCGCCTGGACCTACGCCGAGTTGGCGCAGCGCGTGCGGGACGCCGAAACGTTTTTGCGCGATCTCGGCCTGCGGGCGGGCGAGCGTGTGATGCTGGTCGGCGAAAACGGCGCGGCGCTGGCTGCGCTGATCCTGGCGGCAGGCCGGCTCGACTTGTGGGCCGTACTGGAGAACGCGCGCCGCGCGCCGCTGGAAGTCGACGCGGTGGCGGGCCTGGCGCAGCCGCGCCGCGTGCTGTATGCGCTGGACACGTCGCCCGATGCTGGCGCCCATGCCCGTCGCCGCGGCGCGCAGCAGCACGCCACCCCGTTCGGCGCGGTGGCGGCCGGCCCGGCCGATGCGGCCAGCACCGCCGAGCCCGTCCACGCCGACCCCGGCCGGCAGGTGGCCACCCTGATCTACACCACGGGCAGCACCGGCACGCCCAAGGGCGTGATGCTGACGCACGCCAATCTGCTGCACATCGGCAATCTGATGCGCACCTTGCGCTCTGTCACGCCCGACGACCGGGTGTACGGCGTGCTGCCCATCACGCATGTCATGGGGCTGTCCTCGGGCCTGGTCGGCACGTTGCGCTCGGGCGCGCATATCCGGCTGGTGGCGCGCTTCGACCCGCAGGCCTGCCTGCGCGCGCTGCGGGAAGAAGGCATCACCATCCTGCAGGGCGCGCCCGCCATGTTCGCGCGCCTGGTGCAGGCCGCCGGGCCGGATGGGCTGCCGGGGCCGGCGCTGCGCTTCATCGCCGCCGGCGGCGCGCCGCTGGATCCGACCTTGCGCGCGCAGGCGCAGGCGCTGTTTCGCCTGCCGCTGCACAATGGCTATGGCTTGACCGAGGCCTCGGGCACGTGCTGGACCCGGCTGGAAGACGCCGATCCGGGCACTTCGGTGGGGCCGCCCACGCCCGGCATGAGCGTGCGCATTTGCGATCGCGATGGGCGCGAACTGCCCGACGGCGCCGAGGGCGAACTGTGGCTGCGCGGGCCGAACGTCATGCAAGGCTATTTCCGGGCGCCCGAGCAGACCGCCGCGGTGATGCGCCCGGACGGATGGTTCAACAGCCAGGACCTGGCGCGCCGCCTGCCGGACGGACGCATCGAGATCGTGGGCCGCACCAAAGACCTGATCATCCGTTCGGGCTTCAACGTTTCGCCGCTGGAAGTCGAGCAGGCCCTCAACAGCCATGCCGATGTGCAGCTGTCGGCCGTATTCGGCCATGCGATCGCCGGCAACGAAGAGATCGTGGCGGTGGTCGAGCCGGCGCCTGGCGCGCAGCCGCGCGAGGCCGCGTTGCGCGCCCACCTGGCCGAACGCCTGTCGCCCTACAAGCGGCCCGGACGCATTCTGTTCGTGGCGGCGCTGCCGGTGGCGCCCAACGGAAAAGTCCTGAAACCCCAGTTACTGCAACAGATAGGAGACATGCTATGA
- a CDS encoding enoyl-CoA hydratase/isomerase family protein: MSEAVTYESRDGIAVITINRPDRLNAIGPEVEAGLADAWRRLNDSPDDRVGILTAAGTRAFSSGRDRDAQSPPDYRSFTPNVGVALDKPLIAAVSGWCVGGALVLVAMCDLCVATRDARFTYPEPKLGFAGGMIASLAARIPHKVAMELMLLGEVVDAQRAYEVGLVNRLAEPGAHLEEAMKLARRLAANAPLVMAMLKRFAAATVPQSPVETAGLAWRETEQVFRSADYQEGLASFRDKRDPRFAGR; the protein is encoded by the coding sequence ATGAGCGAGGCGGTGACATACGAATCGCGGGACGGTATCGCCGTCATTACCATCAACCGTCCCGATCGGCTCAATGCCATCGGACCCGAGGTCGAGGCGGGCCTGGCCGACGCATGGCGGCGGCTCAACGACAGCCCTGACGACCGCGTCGGCATTCTTACCGCCGCCGGCACCCGGGCCTTTTCCTCCGGCCGCGACCGCGATGCCCAGAGTCCGCCCGACTATCGCAGCTTCACGCCCAATGTGGGCGTGGCGCTGGACAAGCCGCTGATCGCCGCGGTAAGCGGCTGGTGCGTGGGGGGCGCGCTGGTGCTGGTGGCCATGTGCGACCTGTGCGTAGCCACCCGCGACGCCCGCTTCACCTATCCGGAGCCCAAGCTGGGCTTCGCCGGCGGCATGATCGCCTCGCTGGCCGCGCGCATCCCGCACAAAGTGGCGATGGAGCTCATGCTGCTGGGCGAAGTGGTGGACGCCCAGCGCGCCTACGAAGTCGGCCTGGTCAACCGGCTGGCCGAGCCCGGCGCGCACCTGGAGGAAGCCATGAAGCTGGCGCGGCGCCTGGCCGCCAATGCGCCGCTGGTGATGGCCATGCTCAAGCGTTTCGCCGCCGCCACCGTGCCGCAGAGTCCGGTGGAAACGGCTGGCCTGGCCTGGCGCGAAACCGAGCAGGTGTTCCGCAGCGCCGATTACCAGGAGGGGCTGGCCAGTTTCCGCGACAAGCGCGATCCGCGTTTCGCCGGCCGCTGA
- a CDS encoding MDR family oxidoreductase has translation MTFAALMLTQQDKTTRAGLARVERAQLPEGEVTVRVQYSTLNYKDALAITGKAPVVRQFPMVPGIDFAGVVDHSDDPGFAPGDAVLLNGWGLGETRWGGLAGYARVPAKWLQHVPRGLTPRRCMMLGTAGYTAMLCVRRLEALGVRPDGGPVLVTGANGGVGSAAIVLLARRGYEVVASTGRTDAHERLKGLGALRIIDRAQLSEPGKPLQKEAWAAVVDSVGSHTLANACAAMRYGGVAAACGLAQGMDLPATVAPFILRGVTLAGVDSVYAPMAQRQAAWEDLAASLPGEQIDAMAEEVPLDRVADYAAPLLAGQLPHGRVLVRVDAS, from the coding sequence ATGACTTTTGCGGCGCTGATGCTGACGCAGCAGGACAAGACCACGCGCGCCGGACTGGCGCGCGTCGAGCGCGCGCAGTTGCCCGAGGGCGAGGTGACGGTGCGCGTGCAGTATTCCACGCTCAACTACAAGGACGCGCTGGCGATCACCGGCAAGGCGCCGGTGGTGCGGCAGTTCCCGATGGTGCCGGGCATCGACTTCGCCGGCGTGGTCGACCATTCCGACGATCCCGGCTTCGCGCCAGGCGACGCGGTGCTGCTGAACGGCTGGGGCCTGGGCGAGACGCGCTGGGGCGGACTGGCAGGCTATGCCCGGGTGCCCGCCAAATGGCTGCAGCACGTGCCGCGGGGCCTGACGCCGCGGCGCTGCATGATGCTGGGCACGGCCGGCTACACCGCCATGCTGTGCGTGCGCCGGCTCGAGGCGCTGGGCGTGCGCCCGGACGGCGGACCGGTGCTGGTGACGGGCGCCAACGGCGGCGTGGGCAGCGCCGCCATCGTGCTGCTGGCGCGGCGCGGCTACGAGGTCGTGGCCAGCACGGGGCGCACCGATGCGCACGAGCGGCTGAAGGGCCTGGGAGCGCTGCGCATTATCGACCGCGCGCAGCTTTCCGAGCCCGGCAAGCCTTTGCAGAAAGAAGCCTGGGCGGCCGTGGTCGACAGTGTGGGCAGCCACACCCTGGCCAACGCGTGCGCCGCTATGCGCTATGGCGGCGTGGCCGCCGCCTGCGGCCTGGCTCAGGGGATGGACCTGCCGGCGACGGTTGCGCCATTCATCCTGCGCGGCGTGACGCTGGCCGGCGTCGACAGCGTGTATGCGCCCATGGCCCAGCGCCAGGCCGCGTGGGAAGACCTGGCGGCCAGCCTGCCGGGCGAACAGATCGACGCCATGGCCGAAGAGGTGCCGCTGGATCGCGTCGCCGACTACGCCGCGCCGCTTTTGGCCGGCCAGTTGCCGCACGGCCGGGTGCTGGTGCGCGTGGATGCATCCTGA
- a CDS encoding cysteine dioxygenase: MSAHPQRLRDFIARATRLADQHGSAGMAGAALQDALAALVARDDWLPDCCAVPHPDHYQQYLLHCDPLERFSLLSFVWGPGQSTPVHDHTVWGYVGMLRGSEFSQRYRAAPPGYAPNGPPAALQPGQIEVLSPAEGDIHRVWNAHADAVSISVHLYGGNIGAVARHVYDPDTGRVTPFVSGYSSAWLPNLWDRSAEVRQALDR, encoded by the coding sequence ATGTCCGCCCATCCGCAGCGGTTGCGCGACTTCATCGCCCGTGCCACGCGCCTGGCCGACCAGCACGGTTCGGCGGGCATGGCCGGCGCGGCGCTGCAGGACGCGTTGGCCGCACTGGTGGCGCGGGACGACTGGCTGCCCGACTGCTGCGCGGTCCCGCATCCCGACCACTATCAGCAATACCTGCTGCATTGCGATCCGCTGGAGCGTTTCAGCCTGCTGAGCTTTGTGTGGGGGCCGGGCCAGTCCACGCCGGTGCATGACCACACCGTGTGGGGCTACGTAGGCATGCTGCGGGGCAGCGAGTTCAGCCAGCGCTACCGCGCCGCGCCGCCCGGCTATGCCCCGAACGGCCCGCCGGCGGCCTTGCAGCCCGGGCAGATCGAGGTGCTGTCGCCGGCCGAAGGCGACATTCATCGGGTATGGAACGCCCACGCCGATGCGGTGTCGATCAGCGTGCATCTGTACGGCGGCAATATCGGCGCGGTGGCCCGGCACGTGTACGACCCGGACACGGGGCGGGTCACGCCGTTCGTGTCAGGCTATTCCAGCGCCTGGCTGCCCAATTTGTGGGACCGTTCGGCCGAAGTCCGCCAGGCGCTGGACCGCTGA